Proteins encoded together in one Plutella xylostella chromosome 17, ilPluXylo3.1, whole genome shotgun sequence window:
- the LOC119691631 gene encoding uncharacterized protein K02A2.6 isoform X1: protein MVYIDNIYIAGKTLEETNQRLRLVLERIAEVELKLKINKCKFFTQHLEVFGYHVSKEGIQVIKDNIEPLLKSPKPDSLKMLRSFLGKINYYNRFLKNMAVILKPLYDCLKNDHFSWNAECDIAFVKIKEQLANTTTLAHYSNDLPVILSCDASDCGVAAVLSVRSSDGIVKPVAFASKKLNDTQMKYPTIEKEALAIIFGVTKFYEYLFARTFELETDNSALVRIFGPKKGIPKMACKRLQHWAIFLSGFNYCIRHINSKNNPADYLSRYPVNDKSNYKHPLLDCSELSVINYMSLSNFESVNWKDIAKETSKCVLLSTIMRYCIDGWPDKSKLSKDLKPFFDRKNELTIDQGCLLWGFRVVIPEALQNLIMNELHSSHFGINRMKQIARSYFWWPTVDKDISNITSSCLMCLENRNAPEKAPLSTWPCSESVWERLHADFLGPIYGKMFLVIVDSYSKWPEVFLMSNITAGKTISIFKDVYTRFGYPLHLVVDNGPTWTSNEFKEFCNITGVKMSFTPPYHPATNGAAERFVQTFKNHVKKIVDSGHNLEYATNLFLFDYRTSVNRTTGVSPAKLLFGRELRSRFSLLRPQPISTRLQMHNEKLKQYYQGSRSVLFNVGEKVMIRDYRNKAKKWILGQVQECLTPGVTYMVEAQGRVVKRHVNQMLKCSVTI, encoded by the coding sequence ATGGTCTATATCGATAACATCTATATAGCGGGGAAAACTTTAGAAGAAACCAACCAGAGACTAAGATTAGTATTGGAACGAATTGCAGAAGTGgaattaaaactaaaaattaaTAAGTGTAAGTTTTTTACACAGCATTTGGAGGTGTTTGGTTATCATGTGTCAAAAGAAGGTATTCAAGTTATTAAGGACAATATAGAACCTTTATTGAAATCACCCAAACCTGATAGTTTAAAAATGTTACGTTCATTCTTGGGAaaaattaactattataatagATTCTTGAAAAACATGGCAGTAATTTTAAAACCATTGTATGACTGTCTTAAAAATGATCATTTTAGTTGGAATGCTGAATGTGATATAGCTTTTGTAAAAATTAAGGAACAATTAGCTAATACAACAACACTGGCTCATTATAGTAATGACTTACCGGTCATATTAAGTTGTGATGCATCGGATTGTGGGGTGGCCGCTGTATTATCAGTGAGGAGCAGTGATGGAATAGTTAAACCTGTGGCTTTTGccagtaaaaaattaaatgatacaCAGATGAAGTATCCTACAATAGAAAAGGAAGCATTGGCTATTATCTTTGGGGTGACAAAATTTTATGAGTACTTGTTTGCAAGGACTTTTGAATTGGAAACTGATAACTCAGCATTGGTGAGAATTTTTGGCcccaaaaagggtataccaaAAATGGCTTGCAAACGATTACAACATTGGGCTATATTTTTGTCAGGGTTTAACTATTGCATCCGGCATATTAATTCGAAAAATAATCCAGCAGATTATTTATCGAGGTACCCAGTGAATGATAAAAGTAATTATAAGCATCCATTGTTAGACTGTAGTGAATTAAGTGTCATAAATTATATGTCCTTATCCAATTTTGAAAGTGTTAATTGGAAAGATATTGCAAAAGAAACTTCTAAATGTGTTTTGCTGTCGACTATTATGAGATATTGTATAGATGGTTGGCcagataaaagtaaattaagtaAAGATCTGAAACCATTTTTTGACAGAAAAAATGAACTTACTATTGACCAAGGTTGCTTATTATGGGGATTTAGAGTGGTTATTCCTGAAgctttacaaaatttaatcaTGAATGAGTTACATTCAAGTCATTTCGGAATAAATAGAATGAAGCAAATAGCTCGTTCCTATTTTTGGTGGCCAACTGTGGATAAAGACATAAGCAATATTACATCTTCATGTTTAATGTGTTTAGAGAATCGCAATGCACCTGAAAAAGCGCCTCTGTCTACTTGGCCATGTTCTGAGTCTGTGTGGGAAAGATTACATGCAGATTTTCTTGGTCCTATTTATGGAAAAATGTTTCTTGtaatagtcgacagctattCAAAGTGGCCTGAAGTTTTTCTCATGTCAAATATTACAGCAGGTAAAACCATCTCAATTTTCAAAGATGTATATACAAGATTTGGTTATCCACTCCATTTGGTGGTAGATAATGGCCCAACCTGGACAAGCAATGAATTTAAAGAATTTTGTAACATAACAGGGGTAAAGATGAGCTTTACACCTCCCTATCATCCGGCCACAAATGGAGCGGCTGAACGATTCgtacaaacatttaaaaaccatgtaaaaaaaattgtggaTAGCGGACATAATTTAGAATATGCCACTAACTTGTTTCTGTTCGACTATCGAACTAGTGTTAATAGAACCACTGGTGTTAGCCCTGCAAAATTGTTATTTGGGCGTGAGCTTAGGTCAAGGTTTTCCCTTCTAAGGCCACAGCCAATTAGTACACGTTTGCAAATGCATAATGAAAAACTTAAACAGTATTATCAGGGAAGTAGATCTGTGTTATTTAATGTGGGGGAGAAGGTTATGATTAGAGATTATAGAAATAAGGCAAAGAAATGGATTCTTGGTCAAGTACAGGAGTGTCTAACACCAGGAGTAACTTATATGGTTGAAGCACAGGGTAGAGTTGTCAAACGACATGTTAACCAAATGTTAAAGTGTTCAGTGACCATTTAA
- the LOC119691631 gene encoding uncharacterized protein LOC119691631 isoform X2: protein MEELKDKVKSGKTSWIQSESKQNLIILAQELGLVSESEPISLEDLRKLLRTHIKTVNQPEEEAPPLSHSKRTMNLPSSLDNFSGGNWMSYCEQLNCYMLLHDISEEKKVPLLLTKLSINVYENLSGLCSPLSPIKLTYKELCDKLDNFYHPKTNVAMYRAKFKDRKQEETESIKDYIMALRKMTRDCAFTDMNEQLKERLLNGVHNETIRYELLKIADKSLDELITTAETAEMAYRLAHKENPKSVEMFAVRTQNKPYYKKSTGNNQDSSGSKCFCCGKIGHMRSECSLRYKFCSECGQKGHIFRVCSRKNTNIKTVIVENETDKQEEVHDTSFDIENDKFQVLSMRTRDKDWKE from the exons atggAAGAGCTAAAAGACAAAGTAAAAAGTGGAAAGACCTCTTGGATACAGTCGGAGAGTAAGCAAAATTTGATAATCCTAGCCCAGGAGTTGGGGTTAGTGTCTGAAAGTGAACCTATAAGTTTAGAAGACTTGCGTAAATTGTTACGTACGCACATCAAGACTGTGAATCAGCCTGAGGAGGAGGCGCCGCCTCTTTCACATAGTAAAAGAACGATGAATTTACCGTCCAGTCTAGATAATTTCAGTGGAGGAAACTGGATGAGCTACTGTGAACAACTAAATTGTTACATGTTATTGCACGACATATCTGAAGAAAAGAAAGTACCGTTGCTGCTCACGAAATTGAGCATTAATGTCTATGAAAATCTATCCGGGCTTTGCTCCCCACTTTCTCCTATCAAACTTACATATAAAGAACTTTGTGATAAGTTGGACAATTTTTATCACCCAAAAACAAATGTGGCTATGTACCGGGCGAAATTTAAAGATAGGAAGCAGGAAGAAACAGAGTCCATTAAAGATTATATAATGGCATTGAGAAAAATGACAAGGGACTGTGCTTTTACAGATATGAATGAACAACTGAAAGAAAGATTGCTAAATGGAGTCCATAATGAAACAATAAGATATGAGCTATTGAAAATAGCAGATAAATCACTGGATGAATTGATAACAACAGCGGAGACTGCAGAAATGGCTTACAGATTAGCACACAAGGAAAATCCCAAATCAGTGGAAATGTTTGCAGTAAGGACGCAAAATAAACCTTACTATAAAAAATCTACAGGAAATAATCAAGATTCAAGCGGTTCTAAGTGTTTTTGTTGTGGCAAAATAGGTCACATGCGTTCAGAGTGTTCATTGAGATACAAATTCTGTAGTGAATGTGGACAAAAAGGTCATATTTTCAGGGTTTGTTCCAggaaaaatacaaacattaaAACTGTTATAGTTGAAAATGAAACTGACAAACAGGAAGAAGTTCATGATACGAGTTTTGATATTGAAAATGATAAATTCCAAGTATTAAGTATGCGGACCCGGGATAAG GACTGGAAGGAGTGA